In the Prochlorococcus sp. MIT 1307 genome, one interval contains:
- a CDS encoding lactate dehydrogenase, with the protein MKAQNTKSKNTDSMVLYSSKYSQKDGQPDRRQQEMKRRFGILQSRRSYLERELKSVKTCLFSLDQQMQRYAAYKQLSIQNEISSNI; encoded by the coding sequence ATGAAAGCTCAAAACACAAAAAGTAAAAACACAGATTCTATGGTCTTATATTCTTCGAAGTACTCACAAAAAGATGGTCAGCCAGATAGGCGTCAGCAAGAAATGAAGAGAAGGTTTGGGATTTTGCAATCGAGACGAAGTTATTTAGAGCGTGAATTAAAAAGCGTTAAAACTTGTCTGTTTTCATTAGATCAGCAAATGCAGAGATATGCAGCTTACAAACAATTATCAATTCAAAACGAAATATCATCTAATATTTGA
- a CDS encoding DCC1-like thiol-disulfide oxidoreductase family protein, whose protein sequence is MESKFVFIYDGQCPFCNHFAELLELKSNLSNIQIKNARENPPELPVGYDMDQKGAILIRNNEILQGASAINTICSQIKDPSGPLLKILSTTFSSNQRTNLLFPLLLIARRVSLFIKGVPRKLVF, encoded by the coding sequence ATGGAATCTAAATTTGTTTTTATTTACGATGGGCAATGTCCATTCTGCAATCACTTTGCAGAGCTACTTGAACTGAAAAGCAACCTATCCAATATTCAAATCAAAAATGCAAGAGAAAACCCTCCAGAGCTCCCTGTTGGGTATGACATGGACCAAAAAGGAGCGATTTTGATCAGGAATAATGAAATTTTGCAAGGAGCAAGTGCTATTAATACTATCTGTTCTCAAATAAAAGACCCTTCAGGACCTTTATTGAAAATTCTTTCTACTACTTTTTCTTCCAATCAAAGAACTAATCTTTTATTTCCTCTTCTTCTTATCGCAAGACGTGTTTCTTTATTTATTAAAGGTGTTCCAAGAAAATTAGTTTTCTAA
- a CDS encoding uridine kinase — MSSIARTALNIIKDSNSYPASSPWSASIDPEISFPIQPFEKLLQDLGWSEPLKWLTHWLNRGGTNIASSDWPRGIRSDWVWGLGLPLLSEVERFLTTTTEYVLIGISGLPGCGKTSLGHWLEASARKMNWPIAVISLDDFYLPAEDMVKAMKGNPWKVPRGLPGSHSIELIESTIDNWRKDGNLVAPQFDKALRNGLGDRSGWRRANPKVLIIEGWFLGCPVISQFSEDIEINNDFLAKISKNEIEYRQRVQEALAKYQPIWNRFNRLWHLKASQYNSIASWKTQQEKNMLKERGTSLQGQSLDLFIRMIQTSLPYQSLLSINSNVVARVDSTRKVAWVGRKIDEPKDYLYGL, encoded by the coding sequence TTGTCTAGTATTGCTAGGACAGCATTAAACATAATTAAAGACTCCAATTCCTACCCAGCCTCTTCTCCTTGGTCTGCCTCCATAGACCCAGAAATTTCTTTCCCTATTCAGCCTTTTGAGAAGCTTTTACAAGACTTGGGTTGGTCTGAACCGTTGAAATGGTTGACCCATTGGCTTAATCGTGGTGGTACAAATATTGCATCCTCTGATTGGCCTAGGGGAATCAGATCAGATTGGGTCTGGGGATTAGGTTTGCCTTTACTCTCAGAGGTTGAACGTTTTTTAACAACTACAACTGAATATGTTTTGATAGGAATCTCTGGGTTACCAGGATGCGGGAAGACTAGTCTTGGGCATTGGCTTGAAGCCTCAGCAAGAAAGATGAATTGGCCAATTGCAGTCATCTCACTAGACGACTTTTATTTGCCAGCTGAGGATATGGTGAAGGCCATGAAGGGAAATCCGTGGAAGGTACCAAGGGGTCTTCCTGGAAGCCATTCCATAGAATTAATCGAAAGCACTATCGATAATTGGAGAAAAGATGGAAATTTGGTTGCGCCTCAATTTGATAAAGCACTTAGGAATGGACTTGGTGATCGTTCTGGTTGGAGAAGAGCTAATCCAAAGGTTCTTATTATCGAGGGTTGGTTTTTAGGGTGCCCTGTAATTAGTCAGTTTTCAGAGGATATAGAGATTAATAATGACTTCTTAGCAAAAATTTCCAAGAATGAAATAGAGTATAGACAAAGAGTCCAAGAGGCCTTGGCTAAGTATCAACCAATATGGAATAGATTTAATAGATTATGGCATCTAAAGGCTAGTCAATATAATTCTATTGCTAGTTGGAAAACCCAGCAAGAAAAAAATATGCTAAAGGAAAGAGGAACTTCTTTGCAGGGCCAATCATTAGATTTATTTATTCGGATGATACAGACATCCCTTCCCTACCAAAGCTTGTTATCAATAAACTCTAATGTCGTTGCTAGAGTTGATTCAACACGCAAAGTCGCTTGGGTCGGTCGAAAAATAGATGAACCCAAGGATTATTTATACGGGCTCTAA